Proteins encoded within one genomic window of Burkholderiaceae bacterium:
- a CDS encoding Citronellyl-CoA dehydrogenase has translation MQWTHEHEEVRKTLKRYIDEQINPYVDEWEAAEIFPAHQVFKGLGDLGLLGLTKPEAYGGMGLDYSYSVLMAETLGYVHCGGVPMAIGVQTDMCTPALARYGSDELKRQFLAPAIRGDMVGCIGVSEPGAGSDVSGIKSFARKDGDDYVISGQKMWITNSLQADWMCMLVNTGEGPVHKNKSLVMVPMRDGPNGKLTQGISVAQKIRKIGMDSSDTGLIYFDEVRVPQRYRLGAEGQGFIYQMQQFQEERLWAGANALQALTNCIAWTIEWAQERKLFGSTLADQQWVQFKLAELKTEVECLRALTYRACDLYVSGQDVLELASMAKLKAGRLMRIVPDTCLQFWGGMGFTLENKVSRMYRDGRLASIGGGADEVMLGILAKIMGIAKRPA, from the coding sequence ATGCAATGGACCCACGAGCACGAGGAAGTCCGCAAGACCCTCAAGCGCTACATCGACGAGCAGATCAACCCGTACGTGGACGAGTGGGAGGCGGCCGAGATCTTTCCCGCGCACCAGGTGTTCAAGGGCCTGGGCGATCTGGGCCTGCTCGGCCTGACCAAGCCGGAGGCATACGGCGGCATGGGGCTCGACTATTCGTACTCGGTGCTGATGGCCGAGACGCTGGGTTACGTGCACTGCGGCGGCGTGCCGATGGCGATCGGCGTGCAGACCGACATGTGCACGCCGGCACTGGCGCGCTACGGCAGCGACGAGCTCAAGCGCCAGTTCCTGGCGCCGGCTATTCGCGGCGACATGGTGGGCTGCATCGGCGTCAGCGAACCCGGCGCCGGCAGCGACGTGTCGGGCATCAAGAGCTTCGCGCGCAAGGACGGCGACGACTACGTCATCAGCGGCCAGAAGATGTGGATCACGAACAGCCTGCAGGCCGACTGGATGTGCATGCTGGTCAACACCGGCGAAGGACCGGTGCACAAGAACAAGAGCCTGGTCATGGTGCCGATGCGGGACGGCCCGAACGGCAAGCTCACCCAAGGCATCTCGGTCGCGCAGAAGATCCGCAAGATCGGCATGGACTCGAGCGACACCGGCCTGATCTACTTCGACGAAGTGCGCGTGCCGCAGCGCTACCGGCTCGGCGCCGAAGGGCAGGGCTTCATCTACCAGATGCAGCAGTTCCAGGAAGAGCGTTTGTGGGCCGGGGCCAACGCGCTGCAGGCGCTCACCAACTGCATAGCCTGGACCATCGAATGGGCGCAGGAGCGCAAGCTGTTCGGCAGCACGCTCGCCGATCAGCAATGGGTGCAGTTCAAGCTGGCCGAGCTCAAGACCGAGGTGGAATGCCTGCGCGCGCTGACTTACCGCGCCTGTGATTTGTACGTGAGCGGGCAGGACGTGCTGGAACTCGCCAGCATGGCCAAGCTCAAGGCCGGCCGCCTGATGCGCATCGTTCCCGACACCTGCCTGCAGTTCTGGGGCGGCATGGGCTTCACGCTGGAGAACAAGGTCTCGCGCATGTACCGCGACGGGCGCCTGGCCTCGATCGGCGGCGGCGCCGACGAGGTGATGCTCGGCATCCTCGCGAAGATCATGGGGATCGCCAAGAGGCCGGCGTGA